From the genome of Candidatus Aminicenantes bacterium, one region includes:
- a CDS encoding anti-sigma factor antagonist has protein sequence MRIEKRKVGDVAVFDIKGKILAGEGVDELRESINQAVNDAETKILFNFKDVPYLDSTGLGEVVRSYTSVKNRGGVVKIVNLTNKVHDLLSVTKLITVFETFNEEDEAIKSFS, from the coding sequence ATGAGAATTGAAAAGAGGAAAGTCGGTGATGTTGCCGTTTTCGACATCAAGGGAAAAATACTCGCCGGTGAAGGCGTGGATGAATTGCGCGAATCGATCAACCAGGCCGTGAATGACGCGGAAACCAAGATCCTGTTCAACTTCAAGGACGTACCCTACCTCGATTCAACCGGTCTGGGTGAAGTCGTGCGCTCCTATACTTCGGTTAAGAACCGTGGCGGCGTGGTAAAGATCGTCAACTTAACCAACAAAGTACATGACTTGCTGTCCGTTACCAAGTTGATTACCGTTTTCGAAACATTCAACGAAGAAGACGAAGCAATCAAGAGTTTCAGCTGA
- a CDS encoding DUF1573 domain-containing protein, with the protein MKKFIAGIAVALVCAVLVPAQAGIEFTSEQVDFGEVDSGKIVDLEFEFTNTGNDILEIKNITSTCGCTVTSLEKKTFKPGEKGIIPVKFYSRGYQGRVVKTLTVSTNDPKKAYVRLRLTGIVTMKNYAGIEVAPNRLHFEKVPLGGEAEQTFEIRNPGSLPLRIIEVIHGPEVSPRFDGKSVGPGESLSVTLHLKGMAAGPFVTYLKIRSNAFRQSLAVVKVDADIAETGAPEVVASD; encoded by the coding sequence ATGAAAAAATTCATAGCAGGAATCGCCGTTGCCCTGGTGTGTGCGGTCCTGGTCCCGGCACAGGCCGGAATCGAGTTTACTTCAGAGCAGGTGGATTTCGGCGAAGTTGACAGCGGCAAAATAGTGGATCTGGAATTCGAATTTACGAATACGGGCAACGACATCCTGGAGATCAAAAACATCACGTCCACATGTGGATGCACGGTGACCAGCTTGGAAAAGAAAACCTTTAAGCCTGGCGAGAAAGGCATCATTCCCGTCAAGTTTTATTCCCGCGGGTACCAGGGACGCGTGGTCAAAACCCTCACTGTTTCTACCAATGACCCCAAGAAAGCTTATGTGCGCCTGCGTTTGACTGGAATCGTAACCATGAAGAACTACGCCGGCATCGAGGTGGCTCCGAATCGATTGCATTTCGAAAAGGTGCCGCTGGGAGGAGAAGCCGAACAGACTTTTGAAATACGCAATCCCGGCTCCCTGCCCCTGCGCATTATCGAGGTGATTCACGGACCGGAGGTCAGCCCCCGTTTCGATGGGAAATCCGTGGGCCCCGGAGAGTCGCTCAGCGTAACTTTGCATCTGAAGGGTATGGCCGCGGGCCCTTTTGTCACCTACCTGAAAATCCGCAGCAACGCATTCCGGCAAAGCCTGGCCGTGGTTAAGGTAGATGCCGACATTGCAGAGACAGGCGCTCCCGAGGTCGTTGCTTCGGATTGA
- a CDS encoding GHMP kinase, with amino-acid sequence MTITAEAPGRICLFGEHQDYLGFPVIAAAIDRTIVIQGDVKGPPRALVELPDIGSREEFNLPPEHYSRSRDYLRSCARVLARRGLLGPAGVHAAVRGNIPIQAGASSSSALVVAWTGFLLAAAGRSAFLDDPMRVAELAYTAEVKEFGENGGRMDHYASACGGVIYLECEPRVNCESLPACMKEFVLGDSGEPKDTLKTLARLNRGQNEGLRQLMKAAHIRDRRELTPDHAEVFLKAVDREWREYAQAAVENHWITRRARQVLRSSQPDNVALAGLMIRLQQILRDKLRVSTPRLNAMIDAALKAGALAAKINGSGEGGCMFAWCPGNREAVMEAIRRAGGRAMAINIGPGLRVSAEKGAKTGEIR; translated from the coding sequence ATGACCATTACCGCCGAGGCTCCCGGACGAATCTGCCTGTTCGGCGAACACCAGGATTATCTCGGCTTCCCGGTTATCGCAGCCGCAATTGACCGTACCATCGTGATCCAGGGAGATGTGAAGGGCCCGCCAAGGGCGTTGGTCGAACTCCCGGACATCGGTTCCCGGGAGGAGTTCAACCTGCCTCCGGAACATTATAGCCGTTCCAGAGATTACCTGCGCAGTTGTGCCCGGGTATTGGCGCGCCGGGGTCTGCTGGGACCCGCGGGGGTGCACGCCGCGGTGCGGGGAAACATACCCATCCAGGCGGGGGCTTCGTCTTCTTCCGCACTGGTGGTTGCCTGGACCGGCTTCCTGCTGGCTGCGGCAGGGCGGTCCGCCTTTCTCGATGACCCCATGCGGGTGGCGGAACTGGCGTATACCGCCGAAGTAAAGGAATTCGGCGAGAACGGCGGGCGCATGGACCATTACGCTTCCGCTTGTGGAGGCGTAATCTATCTGGAGTGCGAGCCCCGGGTGAATTGTGAATCTTTGCCGGCTTGCATGAAAGAGTTTGTTCTCGGAGATTCCGGGGAACCCAAGGATACGTTAAAGACACTGGCCCGATTGAATCGCGGTCAGAATGAGGGGTTGCGTCAGTTGATGAAAGCGGCGCATATTCGAGACCGCCGGGAACTGACTCCGGATCATGCAGAGGTTTTTCTGAAAGCCGTGGACCGGGAATGGCGGGAATATGCCCAGGCTGCGGTAGAGAACCACTGGATCACCCGCAGGGCAAGGCAGGTGCTGCGTTCATCCCAGCCGGACAACGTTGCTCTGGCCGGCCTCATGATCCGGCTGCAGCAGATCCTGCGAGATAAACTGCGGGTATCCACTCCGCGTTTAAACGCCATGATCGATGCCGCCCTCAAAGCCGGAGCCCTGGCGGCCAAGATCAACGGCTCCGGAGAAGGGGGATGCATGTTCGCCTGGTGTCCCGGAAACCGCGAGGCGGTTATGGAGGCGATTCGCCGGGCCGGTGGAAGGGCAATGGCCATCAACATCGGTCCGGGCCTGAGGGTCAGTGCAGAAAAAGGCGCCAAGACTGGGGAAATACGGTGA
- the lpxD gene encoding UDP-3-O-(3-hydroxymyristoyl)glucosamine N-acyltransferase has product MNTLMEISFLLRGELKGDPNTPVLGVNSLERAGASEIAFLAKRDAEPSAIQAAALVVARDNPIEYPNLVYVDDPYLAFAQLLEHFFPARPCCTGVNDSARVDVDARLGQNVRLGAFVEVGAAASIGDDTEIHSGCVVYPGAVIGRSCLVYANVVIREGVVIGDHCIIHAGAVIGSDGFGFSRDSGGIPRKIPQKGKVIIGDHCEIGANTCIDRSTIEETRLENHVKLDNLVQVGHNCRIGSGSTISALTGISGSVDVGRNVIMGGQVGIADHLRIADGVMIAGKTGVSGHIKKRGIIAGNPHMDLRGWRRMHALLRNLDDYYARIRELEKQIKELEAK; this is encoded by the coding sequence ATGAACACATTAATGGAAATCAGTTTCCTGCTGAGGGGTGAATTAAAAGGGGATCCAAATACGCCTGTCCTCGGGGTCAACTCGCTGGAGCGGGCCGGAGCGAGCGAGATCGCTTTTCTGGCAAAACGCGATGCGGAACCGTCCGCGATTCAAGCCGCAGCCTTGGTCGTAGCCCGGGACAATCCCATCGAATATCCCAACTTGGTTTATGTGGACGACCCTTATCTGGCATTCGCGCAATTGCTTGAACATTTTTTCCCGGCGCGGCCCTGTTGCACCGGAGTGAATGACAGCGCCCGCGTTGACGTGGACGCCCGGCTGGGTCAAAACGTGCGCCTTGGCGCTTTTGTTGAAGTGGGCGCCGCGGCCTCCATTGGTGACGATACGGAGATCCACAGCGGTTGCGTGGTGTATCCCGGCGCGGTGATCGGGCGTTCCTGCCTGGTTTATGCCAACGTGGTGATCCGTGAAGGAGTCGTCATCGGAGATCATTGTATCATTCATGCCGGAGCGGTGATCGGGAGTGACGGATTCGGCTTTTCCCGGGATTCCGGGGGAATTCCACGCAAAATTCCCCAAAAGGGAAAAGTGATTATCGGTGACCATTGTGAAATCGGCGCCAACACCTGCATTGACCGCTCAACCATTGAGGAAACCCGACTGGAAAACCACGTGAAGTTGGATAACCTGGTCCAGGTGGGGCACAATTGTCGCATCGGTTCCGGTTCAACCATATCGGCGTTGACGGGTATCTCCGGTTCCGTTGATGTCGGACGCAATGTGATCATGGGGGGCCAGGTCGGAATCGCCGACCATCTGCGTATTGCCGACGGTGTCATGATCGCGGGGAAAACCGGGGTTTCCGGGCACATCAAGAAGCGTGGCATTATCGCCGGCAATCCCCACATGGACCTGCGTGGCTGGCGCCGTATGCACGCATTATTGAGAAACCTGGATGATTACTATGCGCGAATCCGTGAGTTGGAAAAACAAATAAAGGAATTGGAGGCAAAATGA
- the eno gene encoding phosphopyruvate hydratase: MLIDKIKAREILDSRGNPTIEVDVCLQSGLFASAAVPSGASTGAHEALELRDNDPERFMGKGVLNAVANVTNAIQPALLGMSVLQQKEIDHRMLELDGTKDKSRLGANAMLGVSMAVAKAGAAFAGLPLYQYLGGICASRMPVPMLNILNGGAHADNSVDLQEFMIMPIGAPSFREGLRMSAEVFQTLKKVLKDRGFGTAVGDEGGFAPNLSSNEEALKLIVEAIEKAGFLPGKDLAIALDPAASEFFRDGHYVFHKSGGKRLTPEQMVGFYVDLVDRYPIVSIEDGLAEDDWPGWEEITRRLGNRIQLVGDDLFVTSTERLRTGFSRNVANSILIKLNQIGTVSETIETVRLAQRHGYTTVVSHRSGETEDTFIADLSVALETGQIKTGSVCRSERIAKYNQLLRIEEELGAAALFPGAETLPQFRG, translated from the coding sequence ATGCTGATTGACAAAATCAAGGCCAGGGAAATATTGGATTCCCGCGGCAATCCCACGATTGAAGTCGACGTATGCCTCCAATCCGGACTGTTCGCTTCCGCGGCGGTTCCTTCGGGTGCTTCCACCGGTGCGCACGAAGCCCTTGAACTGCGAGACAATGATCCGGAGCGGTTCATGGGCAAGGGTGTCTTGAATGCGGTTGCCAATGTCACCAATGCAATTCAACCGGCGCTGTTGGGCATGTCTGTTCTGCAACAGAAAGAGATCGACCACAGGATGCTGGAACTGGATGGAACCAAAGACAAGTCGCGTTTGGGTGCCAATGCCATGCTTGGGGTGTCCATGGCCGTGGCCAAAGCCGGCGCCGCTTTTGCCGGCCTGCCCCTATACCAGTATCTGGGAGGTATCTGCGCCAGTCGCATGCCTGTTCCTATGCTCAACATCCTCAACGGCGGCGCCCACGCGGACAACAGCGTGGATCTCCAGGAATTTATGATTATGCCCATAGGCGCGCCTTCTTTCCGTGAAGGCCTGCGCATGAGTGCGGAGGTCTTTCAGACATTGAAAAAGGTTTTGAAAGACCGGGGCTTTGGCACTGCAGTGGGGGACGAAGGCGGTTTTGCGCCCAACCTGTCGTCCAATGAAGAGGCTTTGAAATTGATCGTGGAAGCCATTGAGAAAGCCGGATTTCTCCCCGGGAAAGATCTGGCCATAGCTCTCGACCCGGCGGCCTCGGAGTTTTTCCGGGACGGTCATTACGTTTTTCACAAATCAGGTGGCAAACGCCTGACGCCGGAACAGATGGTGGGTTTTTACGTTGACCTGGTGGACCGCTATCCCATCGTGTCTATCGAGGACGGGCTGGCGGAAGATGACTGGCCGGGTTGGGAAGAGATCACCCGGCGCCTGGGGAACCGCATCCAGTTGGTGGGAGATGATCTTTTTGTAACCAGTACCGAGCGCCTGCGCACCGGATTTTCCCGCAATGTAGCCAACTCGATCCTCATCAAGTTGAATCAGATCGGTACGGTAAGCGAAACCATCGAAACCGTCCGCCTGGCACAGCGTCACGGTTATACTACGGTGGTTTCCCACCGTTCCGGTGAAACGGAAGACACCTTTATCGCCGATCTTTCCGTGGCCCTGGAAACGGGTCAGATCAAGACCGGTTCGGTTTGCCGCAGTGAACGCATTGCCAAATACAACCAATTGCTGCGCATTGAAGAGGAATTGGGAGCGGCGGCGCTTTTTCCGGGGGCCGAGACCTTGCCCCAATTTCGTGGCTAA
- a CDS encoding YtxH domain-containing protein encodes MTERNGFTSTMFSFLTGAAIGAGLALLFAPQSGEETRRKLRETGNQLSDDARESYERLSRDAQKVVEQVKTTSEKTLAQVKSLVNDAKSSVKGEMEAETPRPTKTTRSRSTKS; translated from the coding sequence ATGACTGAGAGAAATGGTTTCACATCTACGATGTTCAGTTTCCTTACGGGTGCCGCGATCGGGGCGGGCCTTGCCTTGCTTTTTGCCCCCCAATCCGGCGAAGAAACCCGCCGCAAACTTCGGGAAACGGGCAACCAGTTGTCTGACGATGCGCGCGAGAGTTACGAGCGCCTTTCCCGTGACGCTCAGAAAGTAGTGGAACAGGTAAAAACCACCTCGGAAAAAACCCTGGCCCAGGTAAAAAGCCTGGTAAACGATGCCAAGAGCAGCGTCAAGGGCGAAATGGAAGCGGAAACGCCGCGTCCCACCAAAACCACTCGCAGCCGCTCTACCAAAAGCTGA
- a CDS encoding YihY/virulence factor BrkB family protein gives MTLGKRWERFARALWKSLKDFLREDGLDKASILAYFSIFSTLFLLTFLTFLFTRFLGNPDRYLTSFYPFSPDFTSKISPDFFIKAKEFSGTIQQIGVLGIGLSLFLGILVFKKVIQFVNEMFHIRLARGFLFKRFKEFALMFFIGLFFVASFAMTGFISTVTGLFQHNTFIAEHISPVFIESINQFLLKYLLPVAITFSLFFLLYKWIPERHVRTRAAWIAALVSSLMWEVVKRGYAYYLVNLSIIGRIQGPIIAIILFGFWMEASTAILLYGAKLTFNLDRNP, from the coding sequence ATGACCCTTGGTAAAAGATGGGAACGGTTCGCCCGCGCGCTGTGGAAGTCCCTGAAGGATTTTCTACGGGAAGACGGCCTGGATAAAGCCAGTATACTGGCCTATTTTTCGATTTTTTCCACGCTCTTTTTACTTACCTTCCTTACTTTTCTTTTTACCCGATTTCTGGGTAATCCCGACCGTTACCTGACTTCCTTTTACCCATTTTCTCCCGACTTCACCTCGAAGATCTCGCCGGATTTTTTTATTAAAGCCAAGGAATTTTCGGGTACCATCCAGCAGATCGGTGTCCTGGGTATCGGTCTTTCACTGTTCCTGGGTATTCTGGTGTTTAAGAAGGTCATTCAGTTCGTCAACGAGATGTTTCACATCCGTTTGGCCCGGGGCTTTTTGTTCAAGCGCTTCAAGGAATTCGCCCTGATGTTTTTCATTGGCCTGTTTTTCGTGGCCTCTTTCGCCATGACCGGATTCATCTCTACCGTGACCGGATTGTTTCAGCACAACACCTTTATCGCTGAGCACATTTCGCCGGTTTTCATTGAATCGATCAACCAATTCCTGTTAAAATACCTGTTGCCGGTCGCCATCACGTTCAGCCTCTTCTTTTTGCTCTACAAATGGATTCCCGAACGACATGTCCGCACCCGTGCCGCCTGGATCGCGGCCCTGGTTTCTTCGTTGATGTGGGAAGTGGTCAAGCGGGGTTATGCGTATTACCTGGTCAATTTGTCCATTATCGGTCGCATCCAGGGCCCCATTATCGCCATTATTCTTTTCGGTTTCTGGATGGAAGCTTCAACCGCCATACTGCTCTATGGCGCGAAGCTGACGTTTAATCTGGATCGCAATCCATGA
- the atpB gene encoding ATP synthase F0 subunit A gives MEEHELIIVEWINRLLRSVLGLFGIQPQTHEILPSHVVMAILVALVLTFLFRMGARHVDLFPNRLQAFMEMIYRGFRSLVDDVIGPEGRRFIPALGTVGLFIASCNILGLLPELASPTANLNVTVGCAVFIFFYYHYQGIRKHGLLKYIRSFAGPVWWMAPLFIPIEVISHFSRPLSLSMRLFGNIFGEDLVIIIVASLVPFIAPLPMMGMAVFTSLLQAFIFVMLSAIYLAGAMESEH, from the coding sequence ATGGAAGAACACGAGTTAATCATCGTTGAATGGATAAACAGGCTGCTGCGAAGTGTACTCGGCCTGTTCGGCATTCAACCCCAGACCCATGAAATTCTCCCGTCTCATGTGGTGATGGCCATACTCGTTGCCCTTGTCCTGACCTTTCTTTTTCGGATGGGGGCCCGGCACGTTGACTTGTTTCCCAATCGGTTGCAGGCATTCATGGAGATGATCTACCGCGGGTTCCGCTCCCTGGTGGACGACGTGATCGGGCCGGAGGGGCGACGTTTTATCCCCGCACTGGGTACGGTCGGCCTGTTTATCGCCAGTTGCAATATTCTGGGCTTGTTGCCGGAATTGGCATCGCCAACGGCGAACTTGAACGTTACCGTGGGCTGCGCGGTTTTTATCTTTTTCTATTACCACTACCAGGGCATCCGCAAGCACGGTTTACTGAAATACATACGCAGCTTTGCCGGCCCCGTGTGGTGGATGGCCCCGCTTTTCATCCCCATTGAAGTGATTTCCCACTTCTCGCGGCCCCTGTCTTTGTCCATGCGTCTGTTCGGCAACATTTTCGGCGAGGACCTGGTTATCATTATTGTCGCTTCGCTGGTACCGTTTATCGCACCCCTGCCCATGATGGGGATGGCCGTGTTCACATCTTTGCTTCAGGCCTTTATTTTTGTCATGCTGTCGGCCATCTACCTGGCCGGCGCAATGGAATCAGAGCATTAA
- a CDS encoding AtpZ/AtpI family protein gives MVERNDKGQIVNRDDAGRSRRSWVDYSSVGLVFPVSIAVGFGMGYMLDRWLRTAPIFTILFVLYGVAAGFVNLFKVSRRHEK, from the coding sequence ATGGTTGAGCGCAACGATAAGGGGCAGATAGTTAACCGGGATGATGCCGGCCGATCCCGGCGCAGTTGGGTTGATTACTCCAGTGTCGGATTGGTGTTTCCCGTTTCCATTGCAGTTGGTTTCGGCATGGGATACATGCTGGACCGATGGTTGCGTACGGCTCCGATCTTCACCATTCTCTTTGTGCTTTACGGTGTAGCCGCCGGGTTCGTCAACCTGTTCAAGGTTTCCCGACGCCATGAAAAGTGA